The proteins below are encoded in one region of Frankiaceae bacterium:
- a CDS encoding galactose oxidase-like domain-containing protein: MRRTSPLLALLVLAAAVPVSAPVAQAEDPSVSGVFSAPFEEAGPKCAKDAEGRTICKPAAVSAVGLPDGTVLYWDGLEGMEDVRYNTVLEIGHQAQDDLSRVLDLRGDRPRWATPTPADAGEPNAGVGSEYLPVVPHNNDRTDNDGDLFCSDQVHLADGRVLNVGGTGYYLEPGVSGVPFGLSELEGLKATRIYDTATRTWRQAAAPMTYGRWYPSLVTLPSGKVLVTSGVTKLIKPMYPDRPADSGTNVKQTETFDPATEKWTVNPKSADRSLPLFPRLHLLPNGKVYYDASGQTFNPMGQSYDEALWNLAAVYDPATQSWRDLGLPAFGPALKGFRGSAFSQQLTLKAPYTKAEFLSAGGVYGVTPGTYVATDTSTLNTVDVSSGTEVFSSQATAPLSTPRWYSTGVTLPTGQVLAFSGADRDEVAGPGGGAPIRRAEMYDPATRKWTPLAAARKGRTYHNTAILLPDGRVLVGGHAPINTGYAFPFNDGRSPAGLSDAFRDPSFEVFSPPNLFYGPRPVIADYDMSQSYGSTTTVRIAGGARDVESVVLVRNPALTHLIDGDQKVVELPIVARSGDTVTVATPPSANVAPAGPYWLFVNKRTPKGLTPSVSRQVYVGAPVPAALRAKIERNNEHALRAERSSQKRGRSIDRRRDGRGTQPHPAPSAPVPAMVAPVAGSLPSSGSGSSMLVMAYGRPHRTDYTGALLAFGALVALMIRRRGRAAAR, encoded by the coding sequence ATGCGCCGTACGTCCCCGCTCCTCGCGCTGCTCGTGCTCGCCGCCGCCGTCCCCGTCAGCGCGCCGGTCGCGCAGGCCGAGGACCCGAGCGTGAGCGGCGTGTTCAGCGCGCCGTTCGAGGAGGCCGGGCCGAAGTGCGCCAAGGACGCCGAGGGCCGGACGATCTGCAAGCCCGCCGCCGTCTCCGCCGTGGGCCTGCCCGACGGCACCGTCCTCTACTGGGACGGGCTCGAGGGCATGGAGGACGTCCGCTACAACACCGTCCTGGAGATCGGCCACCAGGCGCAGGACGACCTGTCGCGGGTGCTCGACCTGCGCGGTGACCGGCCGCGCTGGGCCACGCCGACTCCCGCGGACGCCGGGGAGCCGAACGCCGGCGTCGGCAGCGAGTACCTCCCCGTCGTTCCCCACAACAACGACCGCACCGACAACGACGGCGACCTGTTCTGCTCCGACCAGGTGCACCTCGCCGACGGCCGCGTCCTCAACGTCGGCGGCACCGGCTACTACCTCGAGCCCGGCGTCTCCGGCGTGCCGTTCGGCCTCTCCGAGCTCGAGGGCCTCAAGGCGACGCGCATCTACGACACCGCGACGCGGACGTGGCGGCAGGCGGCGGCGCCGATGACGTACGGCCGCTGGTACCCCAGCCTCGTCACGCTGCCCAGCGGCAAGGTGCTCGTCACGAGCGGCGTCACCAAGCTCATCAAGCCGATGTACCCCGACCGCCCCGCCGACTCGGGCACCAACGTCAAGCAGACCGAGACGTTCGACCCCGCCACCGAGAAGTGGACCGTCAACCCGAAGTCGGCCGACCGGTCGCTGCCGCTGTTCCCGCGGCTGCACCTGCTGCCCAACGGCAAGGTCTACTACGACGCCAGCGGTCAGACGTTCAACCCGATGGGCCAGTCGTACGACGAGGCGCTGTGGAACCTCGCCGCCGTCTACGACCCCGCGACGCAGTCGTGGCGCGACCTCGGGCTGCCGGCGTTCGGGCCCGCGCTCAAGGGCTTCCGCGGGTCGGCGTTCTCGCAGCAGCTGACGCTGAAGGCGCCGTACACCAAGGCGGAGTTCCTCTCGGCCGGCGGCGTCTACGGCGTCACGCCCGGCACGTACGTCGCCACGGACACCTCGACGCTCAACACCGTCGACGTCTCGTCCGGCACCGAGGTCTTCAGCTCTCAGGCCACGGCGCCGCTGTCGACGCCGCGCTGGTACTCCACCGGCGTGACGCTGCCGACCGGTCAGGTGCTGGCGTTCTCCGGCGCCGACCGCGACGAGGTCGCCGGCCCCGGCGGCGGCGCGCCGATCCGCCGCGCCGAGATGTACGACCCCGCGACCAGGAAGTGGACGCCGCTCGCCGCCGCGCGCAAGGGGCGGACGTACCACAACACCGCGATCCTCCTGCCCGACGGCCGGGTGCTCGTCGGCGGTCACGCGCCGATCAACACGGGGTACGCGTTCCCGTTCAACGACGGCCGCTCGCCGGCCGGGCTGTCGGACGCGTTCCGCGACCCGTCGTTCGAGGTCTTCTCGCCGCCGAACCTCTTCTACGGCCCGCGCCCCGTCATCGCGGACTACGACATGTCGCAGTCGTACGGCAGCACGACGACTGTGCGGATCGCCGGCGGCGCGCGCGACGTCGAGAGCGTGGTGCTCGTACGCAACCCGGCGCTGACGCACCTCATCGACGGCGACCAGAAGGTCGTCGAGCTGCCGATCGTCGCGCGGTCCGGCGACACCGTGACCGTCGCGACGCCGCCGTCCGCGAACGTCGCGCCGGCCGGGCCGTACTGGCTGTTCGTCAACAAGCGCACGCCCAAGGGCCTCACGCCGTCGGTGTCGCGACAGGTGTATGTCGGCGCGCCGGTGCCCGCCGCCCTGCGCGCCAAGATCGAGCGCAACAACGAGCACGCGCTGCGCGCGGAGCGGTCCTCGCAGAAGCGAGGGCGCAGCATCGACCGCCGCCGCGACGGCCGTGGCACCCAGCCGCACCCCGCGCCGTCCGCGCCGGTGCCCGCGATGGTCGCGCCGGTCGCGGGCTCGCTGCCGTCGTCCGGGTCCGGCTCGTCGATGCTGGTGATGGCGTACGGCCGCCCGCATCGCACCGACTACACAGGCGCGTTGCTGGCGTTCGGCGCCCTCGTCGCGCTCATGATCCGGAGGCGAGGCCGCGCAGCAGCGCGGTGA
- a CDS encoding alpha/beta hydrolase, with protein MTTFDFASGDGTPIRGITNDGAGPAVLLCNGLGAPLSCWPLLARADAGLRVVSWDYRGLGGSARPVDRSRIDVADHVADAVALLDACGIERAVVASWSIGVNVAFELAERHPSRVSGLLAVAGVPGGTFSAMFGPARRMPRARHAAALGVARGLRLAGPALGAVSRVTPVSRATAAVVRHTAMRPAARPEVVLPVLSEFRGHDFRWYFTLAVAMAEHRPMDLAFVECPAVLVAGRHDIVTSRHDMERAAAQIPHARLVTLDGSHFLPMERPEEITALLRGLASGS; from the coding sequence ATGACGACGTTCGACTTCGCGAGCGGCGACGGAACCCCGATCCGCGGCATCACCAACGACGGCGCCGGGCCCGCTGTGCTCCTCTGCAACGGGCTCGGCGCGCCGTTGTCGTGCTGGCCGCTGCTCGCCCGCGCCGACGCCGGCCTCCGCGTCGTGTCGTGGGACTACCGCGGGCTCGGCGGCTCCGCGCGGCCGGTCGATCGTTCGCGGATCGACGTAGCCGACCATGTCGCCGACGCGGTGGCGCTGCTCGACGCGTGCGGCATCGAACGCGCGGTGGTGGCGTCGTGGAGCATCGGGGTGAACGTCGCGTTCGAGCTCGCGGAGCGGCATCCCTCGCGGGTGTCCGGCCTGCTGGCCGTGGCCGGCGTGCCGGGCGGGACGTTCTCGGCGATGTTCGGACCAGCCCGGCGGATGCCGCGGGCCAGGCACGCGGCGGCGCTCGGCGTGGCGCGCGGGCTGCGTCTCGCCGGCCCCGCGCTCGGCGCGGTGTCGCGGGTGACGCCCGTGAGCCGCGCTACGGCGGCGGTCGTACGGCACACCGCGATGCGCCCCGCCGCGCGGCCCGAGGTCGTGCTGCCGGTGCTGTCGGAGTTCCGCGGGCACGACTTCCGCTGGTACTTCACGCTCGCCGTCGCGATGGCCGAGCACCGGCCGATGGACCTCGCGTTCGTCGAGTGCCCGGCGGTGCTCGTCGCGGGGCGCCACGACATCGTGACGTCGCGGCACGACATGGAACGCGCCGCGGCGCAGATCCCCCACGCGCGTCTGGTGACGCTCGACGGGTCGCACTTCCTCCCGATGGAACGACCCGAGGAGATCACCGCGCTGCTGCGCGGCCTCGCCTCCGGATCATGA
- the ilvD gene encoding dihydroxy-acid dehydratase, giving the protein MTGPRRSAEVTQGDERAPARAMLRAVGMTDDDWDKPQVAVASSWNEVTPCNLPLDRLAKDVKQGVRDSGGFPLEFTTIAVSDGISMGHEGMRASLVSREVIADSVELVVHAERLDAAVLLAGCDKSLPGMLMAAARLDIPSVFLYGGSILPGHLADGTAVTIQDVFEAVGACALGKITRERLGEIERAACPSEGSCGGMFTANTMACAAEALGMALPGSAAPPAPDARRTDIARRSGEAVVALTEAGITARRILTKPAIENAVAVVMALGGSTNAVLHLLAIANEAEVELTLADFDRIGRKVPHLADVKPFGRYVMTDVDAVGGVPVVMRHLLDAGLLDGDALTVTGKTLAENLDALAPAQPDGEVVHAMNDPIHLSGGIAILRGSLAPDGAVVKSAGMDALVFEGTARVFDGEADAMAAVTEGRIHPNDVIVIRWEGPKGGPGMREMLAVTAAVKGAGLGADVALVTDGRFSGATFGLCVGHVAPEAADLGPIALVAEGDRIVLDVPNRRLDLLVDDAELERRRAAWQPMEPRYTRGALAKYARLVSSAAYGAVTH; this is encoded by the coding sequence GTGACCGGACCCCGACGCAGTGCCGAGGTGACCCAGGGCGACGAGCGCGCCCCTGCCCGCGCGATGCTCCGCGCCGTCGGCATGACCGACGACGACTGGGACAAGCCGCAGGTCGCGGTCGCCTCGTCCTGGAACGAGGTCACCCCCTGCAACCTCCCCCTCGACCGCCTCGCCAAGGACGTCAAGCAGGGCGTACGCGACTCCGGCGGCTTCCCCCTGGAGTTCACGACGATCGCCGTGAGCGACGGCATCTCGATGGGCCACGAGGGGATGCGCGCGAGCCTCGTCTCCCGCGAGGTCATCGCCGACTCCGTCGAGCTCGTCGTCCACGCCGAACGCCTCGACGCCGCGGTGCTCCTCGCCGGCTGCGACAAGAGCCTCCCCGGCATGCTCATGGCGGCCGCGCGCCTCGACATCCCGAGCGTGTTCCTCTACGGCGGCAGCATCCTCCCCGGCCACCTCGCCGACGGCACGGCGGTGACGATCCAGGACGTCTTCGAGGCCGTGGGCGCCTGCGCGCTGGGCAAGATCACCCGCGAACGCCTCGGCGAGATCGAGCGCGCCGCCTGCCCGAGCGAGGGCTCGTGCGGCGGCATGTTCACCGCCAACACGATGGCCTGCGCCGCCGAGGCGCTCGGCATGGCGCTGCCCGGCTCCGCCGCGCCGCCCGCCCCCGACGCGCGCCGTACCGACATCGCCCGGCGATCGGGCGAGGCCGTCGTCGCGCTCACCGAGGCCGGCATCACCGCGCGCCGCATCCTCACCAAGCCCGCGATCGAGAACGCCGTCGCCGTCGTCATGGCGCTCGGCGGCTCGACCAACGCCGTCCTCCACCTGCTCGCCATCGCCAACGAGGCCGAGGTCGAGCTGACCCTCGCCGACTTCGACCGCATCGGCCGCAAGGTGCCGCACCTCGCCGACGTGAAGCCGTTCGGCCGGTACGTCATGACCGACGTCGACGCCGTCGGCGGGGTCCCCGTCGTCATGCGCCACCTCCTCGACGCCGGCCTGCTGGACGGCGACGCGCTCACGGTGACCGGCAAGACCCTCGCCGAGAACCTCGACGCCCTCGCGCCCGCGCAGCCCGACGGCGAGGTCGTCCACGCCATGAACGACCCCATCCACCTCAGCGGCGGCATCGCGATCCTGCGCGGCTCGCTCGCGCCCGACGGCGCCGTCGTCAAGAGCGCGGGCATGGACGCACTGGTGTTCGAGGGGACGGCGCGGGTGTTCGACGGCGAGGCCGACGCGATGGCCGCCGTCACCGAGGGACGTATCCACCCGAACGACGTCATCGTCATCCGCTGGGAGGGTCCGAAGGGCGGGCCCGGGATGCGCGAGATGCTCGCCGTCACCGCCGCGGTGAAGGGCGCGGGCCTCGGCGCCGACGTCGCGCTCGTCACGGACGGGCGGTTCAGCGGGGCGACGTTCGGCCTCTGCGTCGGGCACGTCGCGCCGGAGGCCGCCGACCTCGGGCCGATCGCGCTCGTCGCCGAGGGCGACCGGATCGTCCTCGACGTCCCGAACCGTCGCCTCGACCTCCTCGTCGACGACGCCGAGCTCGAACGCCGCCGCGCCGCCTGGCAGCCGATGGAGCCGCGCTACACGCGGGGCGCGCTCGCCAAGTACGCGCGCCTGGTCTCGTCGGCGGCGTACGGCGCCGTCACCCACTGA
- a CDS encoding EAL domain-containing protein — protein sequence MRQASEFRRAATAVAFACAAFLVWSLTPAADGRVGPLVSNAGCLAAAVVLAAAGLSHGLRATGRRRLHLLLLGLAGVFWAAGQTLWTVYEVALNREAPFPGWADLSYLAFVPLVGVATLLLPEVPDDLRARVRIAIDGLLMGGSLLFLAWSAFLGEAYGASGGTPFAALVAVAYPVSDIVLAAIALSVLTRLRGGGHAQPICLAAGLFSFVVADAGFALLSLDGTYRAGAVTDLGWIAGGLFMALSVLAPGHTVIAPERSHTRMTTAVPYVPLVIAAVAAFWSGITQGGLDGVETVIGASVVVLVVVRQLLGVADNARLTRSLAAAIEEAQAREEHFRALVQGSSDVLTITERDGTIRFISPAVYRVFGYHPDDLVGTRLIALVHPEDVDRVKAEVGAAVAQPGPPCLVHCRYRKADGEWLHVEAMLSNDLDHPHIAGLVFNTRDVSERKQLERQLTHQAFHDPLTGLANRALFRDRVQHALALRSRSHEQIAVLFLDLDGFKAINDSLGHSVGDRLLEAVSSRLKQVVRPGDTVARLGGDEFAVLLEDSAGIVAAQQVAARFIEEMHSAFSLSGHEVFVGASVGVAASTDELDADALLRNADLAMYRAKAMGKNRCEVFEPDMHAAALDRMAIENDLRYAVVRDELVLHYQPVVELATGRVVGVEALLRWNHPTRGLVSPLDFINVAEESGLIVPVGRWVLTEACRQVARWRRDLGLPLKLSVNISARQLSAPRLAEHVAKTLRTTGVDPGDLVLEITESMLVDDAERTIAKLHLLRELGVQLAIDDFGTGYSSLNYLRRLPVDVLKIDRSFVSGIGTESELTSLTAAIVGIGRDLGLDTVAEGIEEPGQLDALRAMGCVLGQGFLYARPLPAGELAALLARGPVLDLHEAATA from the coding sequence GTGCGCCAAGCGAGTGAGTTCCGCCGTGCCGCGACCGCGGTGGCGTTCGCGTGCGCGGCGTTCCTCGTCTGGTCTCTGACCCCCGCCGCCGACGGTCGCGTCGGCCCGCTCGTCTCCAACGCCGGCTGCCTCGCCGCCGCGGTCGTGCTCGCCGCCGCCGGCCTGTCCCACGGTCTGCGCGCCACGGGCCGCCGCCGGCTCCACCTCCTCCTGCTCGGCCTCGCCGGCGTCTTCTGGGCGGCAGGGCAGACGCTCTGGACCGTCTACGAGGTCGCGCTGAACCGCGAGGCGCCGTTCCCAGGGTGGGCGGACCTCAGCTACCTCGCGTTCGTCCCGCTCGTCGGCGTCGCCACGCTGCTGCTGCCCGAGGTCCCCGACGACCTCCGCGCGCGCGTCCGTATCGCCATCGACGGGCTGCTCATGGGCGGCTCGCTGCTGTTCCTCGCGTGGTCGGCGTTCCTCGGGGAGGCGTACGGCGCCAGCGGCGGCACGCCGTTCGCGGCGCTCGTCGCGGTGGCGTACCCGGTGTCCGACATCGTGCTCGCGGCCATCGCCCTGTCCGTCCTGACGAGGCTGCGCGGCGGCGGCCACGCCCAGCCGATCTGCCTCGCGGCGGGGCTGTTCTCGTTCGTCGTCGCCGACGCCGGCTTCGCGCTGCTCTCGCTCGACGGCACGTACCGCGCCGGCGCGGTCACCGACCTCGGCTGGATCGCGGGCGGGCTGTTCATGGCGCTGTCCGTGCTGGCCCCCGGCCACACAGTCATCGCGCCCGAACGCTCGCACACGAGGATGACCACGGCGGTCCCGTACGTCCCCCTCGTCATCGCCGCGGTCGCGGCGTTCTGGTCGGGCATCACGCAGGGCGGTCTCGACGGCGTCGAGACGGTGATCGGCGCGTCGGTCGTCGTGCTCGTCGTCGTACGCCAGCTTCTCGGTGTCGCCGACAACGCCCGCCTCACCCGCTCGCTCGCCGCCGCCATCGAGGAGGCGCAGGCTCGCGAGGAGCACTTCCGCGCGCTCGTGCAGGGCTCGTCCGACGTCCTCACGATCACCGAGCGGGACGGCACGATCCGCTTCATCTCCCCGGCCGTCTACCGCGTCTTCGGCTACCACCCCGACGACCTCGTCGGCACCCGCCTCATCGCGCTCGTCCACCCCGAGGACGTCGACCGCGTCAAGGCCGAGGTCGGCGCGGCGGTCGCGCAGCCGGGCCCGCCGTGCCTCGTGCACTGCCGATACCGCAAGGCCGACGGCGAGTGGCTCCACGTCGAGGCGATGCTGTCGAACGACCTCGACCACCCGCACATCGCCGGGCTCGTCTTCAACACCCGCGACGTCAGCGAGCGCAAGCAGCTGGAACGCCAGCTGACCCACCAGGCGTTCCACGACCCGCTGACCGGTCTCGCCAACCGCGCGCTGTTCCGCGACCGCGTGCAGCACGCGCTCGCGCTGCGCAGCCGTTCGCACGAGCAGATCGCGGTGCTCTTCCTCGACCTCGACGGCTTCAAGGCGATCAACGACTCCCTCGGCCACTCGGTCGGCGACCGCCTGCTCGAGGCCGTGTCGAGCAGGCTCAAGCAGGTCGTACGTCCCGGCGACACCGTCGCGCGGCTCGGCGGCGACGAGTTCGCGGTGCTGCTCGAGGACTCGGCTGGAATCGTTGCGGCGCAGCAGGTCGCGGCGAGGTTCATCGAGGAGATGCACTCGGCGTTCTCGCTGTCCGGGCACGAGGTGTTCGTCGGCGCCAGCGTCGGCGTCGCGGCCTCGACCGACGAGCTCGACGCCGACGCGTTGCTGCGCAACGCCGACCTCGCGATGTACCGCGCCAAGGCCATGGGCAAGAACCGCTGCGAGGTATTCGAGCCCGACATGCACGCCGCCGCGCTCGACCGCATGGCGATCGAGAACGACCTCCGCTACGCCGTCGTCCGCGACGAGCTCGTCCTCCACTACCAGCCGGTCGTCGAGCTCGCGACCGGCCGCGTCGTCGGCGTCGAGGCGCTGCTGCGCTGGAACCATCCGACCCGCGGGCTCGTCTCGCCGCTCGACTTCATCAACGTCGCCGAGGAGAGCGGGCTCATCGTCCCCGTCGGCCGGTGGGTGCTCACCGAGGCGTGCCGCCAGGTCGCGCGCTGGCGCCGTGACCTCGGCCTGCCGCTCAAGCTGTCGGTCAACATCTCGGCCCGCCAGCTCTCCGCGCCGCGGCTCGCCGAGCACGTCGCGAAGACGCTGCGGACGACCGGTGTCGACCCCGGCGACCTCGTCCTCGAGATCACCGAGTCGATGCTCGTCGACGACGCCGAGCGCACCATCGCCAAGCTGCACCTGCTCCGCGAGCTCGGCGTCCAGCTCGCGATCGACGACTTCGGCACCGGCTACTCCTCGCTCAACTACCTGCGCCGCCTCCCCGTCGACGTGCTCAAGATCGACAGGTCGTTCGTCAGCGGCATCGGCACCGAGTCGGAGCTGACGTCGCTCACCGCGGCGATCGTCGGCATCGGCCGCGACCTCGGCCTCGACACCGTCGCCGAGGGCATCGAGGAGCCGGGACAGCTCGACGCCCTGCGCGCCATGGGCTGCGTACTCGGGCAGGGCTTCCTCTACGCCCGCCCGCTGCCCGCCGGCGAGCTCGCCGCGCTGCTGGCGCGGGGTCCCGTGCTCGATCTGCACGAAGCCGCGACCGCGTAG
- a CDS encoding acetolactate synthase large subunit, protein MMENLTGAQSLVRALAEAGAEVVFGIPGGAILPAYDPLLDAKDLRHILVRHEQGAGHAAEGYAQATGKVGVCMATSGPGATNLVTPIADAYMDSVPLVAITGQVPSSSIGTDAFQEADICGITLPITKHNYLVQDARDIPRTIAEAFHIASTGRPGPVLVDVPKDILQSMAPYEWPASLDLPGYRVASKPHGKQVAQAASLMVSARRPVLYVGGGVLKARAAEELRVLAELTGIPVVTTLMARGAFPDSHPQHLGMPGMHGTVAAVMALQKSDLIVCLGARFDDRVTGKLSTFAPDAAVVHADIDPAEIGKNRSADVPIVGDAREVIADLVVAFQGEGRKPDIEAWWAELDKMRADYPLGFTEPEDGSLAPQHVITRLGQLCGPDAIYVSGVGQHQMWASQFISYEKPYTWLNSGGLGTMGYAVPAAMGAKVGRPDALVVAIDGDGCFQMTNQELVTCAVEGIPIKVAVINNGSLGMVRQWQNLFYESRYSNTDLKYVPDFVKLADAYGCVGLRCESAGDVDATIEKMLSVDDAPCVVDFRVGQDAQVWPMVPAGTSNSDIRYARDVRPDFSEGADG, encoded by the coding sequence GTGATGGAGAACCTGACAGGAGCGCAGTCCCTGGTCCGCGCGCTGGCGGAGGCGGGCGCGGAGGTCGTGTTCGGCATCCCCGGCGGCGCGATCCTCCCGGCGTACGACCCGCTGCTCGACGCGAAGGACCTGCGGCACATCCTCGTGCGCCACGAGCAGGGCGCGGGCCACGCGGCGGAGGGGTACGCGCAGGCGACCGGCAAGGTCGGCGTCTGCATGGCGACGTCCGGCCCCGGCGCGACGAACCTCGTCACGCCCATCGCCGACGCGTACATGGACTCCGTGCCGCTCGTCGCGATCACGGGCCAGGTGCCGTCGTCGTCGATCGGGACGGACGCGTTCCAGGAGGCGGACATCTGCGGCATCACGCTGCCGATCACCAAGCACAACTACCTCGTGCAGGACGCGCGCGACATCCCGCGGACGATCGCCGAGGCCTTCCACATCGCGTCCACGGGTCGCCCTGGCCCGGTGCTCGTGGACGTGCCGAAGGACATCCTGCAGTCGATGGCGCCGTACGAGTGGCCTGCCTCTCTCGACCTGCCCGGCTACCGCGTCGCGAGCAAGCCGCACGGCAAGCAGGTCGCGCAGGCGGCGTCTCTCATGGTGTCCGCGAGACGCCCTGTGCTCTACGTCGGCGGCGGCGTCCTCAAGGCGCGCGCGGCCGAGGAGCTGCGCGTCCTCGCGGAGCTCACCGGCATCCCCGTCGTGACGACGCTGATGGCGCGCGGGGCGTTCCCCGACAGCCACCCGCAGCACCTCGGCATGCCCGGCATGCACGGCACCGTCGCGGCTGTCATGGCGTTGCAGAAGTCCGACCTCATCGTGTGTCTCGGCGCGCGGTTCGACGACCGCGTGACCGGCAAGCTCTCCACCTTTGCTCCCGACGCGGCCGTCGTGCACGCCGACATCGACCCCGCCGAGATCGGCAAGAACCGCTCGGCCGACGTGCCCATCGTCGGCGACGCGAGGGAGGTCATCGCCGACCTCGTGGTGGCGTTCCAGGGCGAGGGGCGCAAGCCCGACATCGAGGCCTGGTGGGCCGAGCTCGACAAGATGCGGGCCGACTATCCCCTCGGCTTCACCGAGCCCGAGGACGGCTCGCTCGCGCCTCAGCACGTCATCACGCGGCTCGGGCAGCTCTGCGGCCCCGACGCGATCTACGTCTCCGGCGTCGGGCAGCACCAGATGTGGGCGTCGCAGTTCATCTCGTACGAGAAGCCGTACACCTGGCTCAACTCCGGCGGCCTCGGCACCATGGGCTACGCCGTCCCCGCCGCGATGGGCGCCAAGGTCGGCCGGCCCGACGCGCTCGTCGTCGCGATCGACGGCGACGGCTGCTTCCAGATGACCAACCAGGAGCTCGTCACCTGCGCCGTCGAGGGCATCCCCATCAAGGTGGCCGTCATCAACAACGGCAGCCTCGGCATGGTGCGCCAGTGGCAGAACCTGTTCTACGAGTCGCGGTACTCCAACACCGACCTCAAGTACGTCCCCGACTTCGTCAAGCTCGCCGACGCGTACGGCTGCGTGGGCCTGCGCTGCGAGTCCGCCGGGGACGTGGACGCCACGATCGAGAAGATGCTCTCCGTCGACGACGCGCCGTGCGTCGTGGACTTCCGGGTCGGGCAGGACGCGCAGGTGTGGCCGATGGTGCCGGCCGGCACGTCCAACTCCGACATCCGCTACGCGCGCGACGTGCGCCCCGACTTTTCGGAAGGGGCCGACGGATGA
- the ilvN gene encoding acetolactate synthase small subunit: MTTHTLSVLVENKPGVLARVAGLFSRRGFNIDSLAVGPTEHPEISRMTIVVSVDDLPLEQVTKQLNKLVNVLKIVELEPALSVQRELLLLKVRADVQTRSHVLETVQLFRAKVVDVATDTVTVEATGTADKLDALIRVLEPFGIRELVQSGMVAVARGSRSMTDRALRAAERTA, from the coding sequence ATGACCACTCACACGCTCTCGGTGCTCGTGGAGAACAAGCCCGGTGTCCTCGCTCGCGTGGCGGGGCTGTTCTCGCGGCGTGGCTTCAACATCGACTCGCTCGCGGTCGGCCCCACCGAGCACCCCGAGATCTCCCGCATGACCATCGTCGTCTCGGTCGACGACCTGCCGCTGGAGCAGGTGACCAAGCAGCTCAACAAGCTCGTCAACGTGCTGAAGATCGTGGAGCTCGAACCCGCTCTCTCGGTGCAGCGCGAGCTGCTGCTGCTCAAGGTGCGCGCCGACGTGCAGACCCGCTCGCACGTGCTCGAGACCGTGCAGCTGTTCCGCGCGAAGGTCGTGGACGTCGCGACCGACACCGTCACCGTCGAGGCGACGGGCACCGCCGACAAGCTCGATGCGCTCATCCGCGTGCTGGAGCCGTTCGGCATCCGAGAGCTCGTGCAGTCCGGCATGGTCGCGGTCGCCCGCGGCAGCCGTTCCATGACCGACCGCGCGCTGCGCGCCGCCGAGAGGACCGCATAG
- the ilvC gene encoding ketol-acid reductoisomerase gives MPEIYYDDDASLDPIRSRKVAVLGFGSQGHAHALSLHDSGADVRVGLPSGSKSRAAAEEAGLRVLSPEEACAEADLIMVLAPDTSQRRLYREAIEPTLRHGDALFFAHGFNIRFGLITPPAGVDVAMVAPKGPGHLVRRQFEEGRGVPCLVAIEQDASGSALALALSYAKAIGGTRAGALRTTFTEETETDLFGEQAVLCGGATALVQAGFETLVEAGYQPEVAYFECLHELKLIVDLMYEGGLAKMRWSISDTAEYGDYTRGPRIVTAETKAEMKRILEEIRSGQFAEEWVAEDDAGRPVYTKLAEEGATHPIEEVGARLRPLMSWIDKR, from the coding sequence ATGCCCGAGATCTACTACGACGACGACGCGTCGCTCGACCCGATCCGTTCGCGCAAGGTCGCCGTCCTGGGCTTCGGCTCGCAGGGCCACGCGCACGCGCTGTCGCTCCACGACTCCGGCGCCGACGTCCGCGTCGGCCTGCCGTCGGGTTCCAAGTCCCGCGCGGCCGCGGAAGAAGCGGGCCTGCGCGTTCTCTCTCCGGAGGAAGCCTGCGCGGAAGCCGACCTCATCATGGTGCTCGCCCCGGACACCTCGCAGCGTCGGCTCTATCGCGAAGCGATCGAGCCGACGCTGCGACATGGCGACGCGCTGTTCTTCGCGCACGGCTTCAACATCCGCTTCGGGCTCATCACCCCGCCCGCCGGCGTGGACGTCGCGATGGTCGCGCCCAAGGGGCCCGGGCATCTCGTACGGCGCCAGTTCGAGGAGGGGCGCGGCGTGCCGTGCCTCGTCGCGATCGAGCAGGACGCGTCGGGTTCGGCACTGGCCTTGGCGCTCTCGTACGCCAAGGCCATCGGTGGCACTCGCGCGGGCGCGCTGCGGACGACGTTCACCGAGGAGACGGAGACCGACCTCTTCGGCGAGCAGGCGGTCCTCTGCGGCGGCGCGACGGCGCTGGTGCAGGCCGGCTTCGAGACGCTCGTCGAGGCGGGGTACCAGCCGGAGGTCGCGTACTTCGAGTGCCTCCACGAGCTCAAGCTCATCGTGGACCTCATGTACGAGGGAGGCCTCGCGAAGATGCGCTGGTCGATCTCCGACACCGCGGAGTACGGCGACTACACCCGCGGGCCGCGCATCGTCACCGCCGAGACCAAGGCCGAGATGAAGCGCATCCTCGAGGAGATCCGCAGCGGGCAGTTCGCGGAGGAATGGGTGGCGGAGGACGACGCAGGACGTCCCGTCTACACCAAGCTCGCCGAGGAAGGCGCGACCCACCCGATCGAGGAAGTGGGCGCCCGGTTGCGCCCGTTGATGAGCTGGATCGACAAGCGCTAA